In Cucurbita pepo subsp. pepo cultivar mu-cu-16 chromosome LG10, ASM280686v2, whole genome shotgun sequence, the DNA window GTCCAAACCAGAAGGAGGCTATCGGATGGTACACCGATTGCATGATTCGTTACTCAAATGCATCCATATTTCGCATTGGGAATGATAGAGTGATTGGCCCAGCTTTTGTTTCGGGTCAGAAAGCATCAGATATAGATGGCTTCAATAAAGCACTCAGCAGCTTGTTACAAACACTCAGAAACCGGGCTGCGTCTGGGGATTCTAGACACAAATTCGCTGTGGGTGAAATTGCAGCACCCAATTTGGACAACATATTTGGGTTTCTTCAGTGTACTCCCGATTTATCCGCTGTGGATTGCAATAATTGTCTTATGAAGGCCACTGAAAGAGTTCCAAATGGAAGTACAGGAACGAGGATATTTTCGACGAGCTGCTTTTTGAGATACGAGACTAATGATATTTTCTACAACACTCTGCCGCCGCCGCCCGCTGCTGGTTCTGCTCCTTCCTCACCCATGTCGCCTCCGCCGCCTCCGCCTCCAACGCCAGGTATCGTTCTTCACTTTCCTAAACATATTTCACCACTTcgaccttttctttttggtgggTTCTTCCTGAATTCGCAGTCAACGACATGACAACTACGTATTAGCAGATGGGTTTGTGGAAACTCGTTAGATAAACGCTAACATAGCCTCCGAtctaaatttcttttgtaGGAAATTCTAGTAGAACTATTATTATCGTTGTGGTGTCCATCGTTTCTGCCATCATTCTCGTTGTTgccattttcatcattttaagGTTGAGGAAACGGAAGATCAAAAGAACAGCCGACAAATTGGAAGGTGAGTGGTTTATgaatcctctgttttcttaGATGGGCAGTGTTTTTTTGATCGTGTAGTTCTTGAGAATTGAGGTTCATTTCCTAATCTACGTTCAGGTATTCATATTGGGGATACCACCGACGAAATTAGCAGTGTGGAGAcaattcaatttgattttgaaaccATTAAAGTTGCAACAAACGATTTCTCAAGTGAAAACAAGCTCGGACAGGGTGGATTCGGAGCTGTTTACAAGGGTAAGCTACCCAATGGACAACGAATAGCAGTGAAGAGACTTGCAAATAATTCACAACAAGGAGATGTTGAGTTCAAAAATGAAGTCCTTTTGGTGGTCAAGCTTCAACATCGGAACTTGGTTAGGCTGCTGGGATTTTGCTTGCAAAGAACTGAAAGACTTCTCATATATGAGTTTGTACCAAATGCCAGCCTTGATCAGTTCATATTTGGTATACTCACTTTctaccttcttcttcttcttcctttcactTTATGCATCACATTGGAAAAGTCATCTGTTCATATGATTGACACAATCTATCTTTATATATATGGATGACTATgtagattttgaaaaaaggaAGTTATTAGATTGGGAAAGACGATCCAAAATCATAAATGGTGTTGCACGAGGACTTCTTTACCTTCACGAAGATTCTCGTCTTCGAATCATACACCGTGATCTCAAAGCTAGTAATATTTTGTTGGATGAGGAAATGAATCCAAAGATTGCTGATTTTGGTATGGCTAGATTGTTCGAAGTAGATGAGACTCAAGGCAATACAAGTAGAATTGTGGGAACTTAGTAAGTAGAAATAcgaatttgtttatttttctttataacaTATATACGAGCacttttttattgtattgtcATTACTTTTGCAGTGGGTATATGGCTCCGGAGTATTTGATGCACGGCCAATTTTCAGTAAAATCAGACGTCTTTAGCTTTGGCGTTTTGATTCTTGAAATCGTGAGTGGAAGGAAAAACAATTGCTTTCGTAATGGAGAAAAGATAGAAGATCTCTCGAGCTTTGTAAGTATTTCGTAATCTTATTTTCTCTTCGATCCTTATGAGCATCCGATCAATATCGAATGGCTGATTGGTATTTGTGATTGTTCATAGGCATGGAAAAACTGGAAGGCTGGAACAAGTAAAAATGTGATAGATTCGACCCTGAGCGTTGGTTCAAGTGTCGAGATGTTGAGATGTATTCACATTGGATTATTGTGTGTTCAAGAGAACGCAGCAGATCGTCCCACGATGGCATCAGTTGTTTTGATGCTCAGTAgcttctctctcactctccCTGTGCCATCGGAACCAGCATTCTTCATGCATAGCAGCATTACTGACGAATCCAGCACACAATCGAAGGCAAACCGATGGTTGGAAATGAATGAAGCCACCCATTCTGAAAGCCTACCCCTCCAATCGGTATCCAATGAAGCTTCACTCAACCAGCTCCCCCCTCGTTAGATCTACTCGAACCTCCGACTTCTTGATCGATTGTATTTACATTATGGCAATTAAGTTATTTTCATGTTAGGTGAAAATAGTGTatatgtttgatttttaattttcaattttttataataagaaaCAGTATTCTTCTTACCAGCTTTTTTGGAAGGGAATTAGAGA includes these proteins:
- the LOC111804044 gene encoding cysteine-rich receptor-like protein kinase 26 — encoded protein: MGTPKSLLFFCFILIFFVSFTISQMEIKAHLCSNTGNYTTNSIYKQNLDTLLSSIASNTQIDYGFYNFSAGEQPDRVNAIALCLADLTVEKCRSCLATSTRRILQDCPNQKEAIGWYTDCMIRYSNASIFRIGNDRVIGPAFVSGQKASDIDGFNKALSSLLQTLRNRAASGDSRHKFAVGEIAAPNLDNIFGFLQCTPDLSAVDCNNCLMKATERVPNGSTGTRIFSTSCFLRYETNDIFYNTLPPPPAAGSAPSSPMSPPPPPPPTPGNSSRTIIIVVVSIVSAIILVVAIFIILRLRKRKIKRTADKLEGIHIGDTTDEISSVETIQFDFETIKVATNDFSSENKLGQGGFGAVYKGKLPNGQRIAVKRLANNSQQGDVEFKNEVLLVVKLQHRNLVRLLGFCLQRTERLLIYEFVPNASLDQFIFDFEKRKLLDWERRSKIINGVARGLLYLHEDSRLRIIHRDLKASNILLDEEMNPKIADFGMARLFEVDETQGNTSRIVGTYGYMAPEYLMHGQFSVKSDVFSFGVLILEIVSGRKNNCFRNGEKIEDLSSFAWKNWKAGTSKNVIDSTLSVGSSVEMLRCIHIGLLCVQENAADRPTMASVVLMLSSFSLTLPVPSEPAFFMHSSITDESSTQSKANRWLEMNEATHSESLPLQSVSNEASLNQLPPR